A window from Herbaspirillum sp. meg3 encodes these proteins:
- a CDS encoding 2-keto-4-pentenoate hydratase, giving the protein MDKQKIKAAADLLLAARKHEITLARLPDEYIPADVAEAYAVQDTVSQSLGEVGGWKVGAKAPGAQPSCAPMPAQFIFAAPYHFFDLLTAGSRGIEVEIALRMKSDLPARATPYTEAEVLAAVGTVHPAIELVSSRYSEYPAANPLAGLADALSNCAFIYGPGRSDLGQIDQSIQHAELYFNGLEVAKTVGGNPVVDIWPLVTWLANHVGERCGGLKAGQFVTTGSCTGLLFADKGSSVNALLQNIGKVDISFAQV; this is encoded by the coding sequence ATGGACAAACAAAAAATCAAGGCGGCCGCCGATCTGCTGCTGGCGGCGCGCAAGCACGAAATCACGCTGGCGCGTCTGCCTGACGAATACATCCCGGCTGATGTTGCAGAAGCCTATGCGGTGCAGGACACCGTTTCTCAATCGCTGGGAGAGGTCGGCGGCTGGAAGGTTGGCGCCAAGGCGCCGGGCGCACAGCCAAGCTGCGCGCCGATGCCGGCGCAATTCATTTTCGCGGCGCCGTATCATTTCTTCGACTTGCTGACCGCCGGTTCGCGCGGTATCGAAGTCGAGATCGCCTTGCGCATGAAGAGTGATTTGCCGGCCCGCGCAACGCCATACACCGAGGCAGAAGTGCTGGCCGCAGTCGGCACCGTGCATCCCGCTATTGAACTGGTGTCCTCGCGCTACAGCGAATATCCGGCAGCCAATCCGCTGGCCGGGTTGGCCGATGCGTTGAGCAATTGCGCTTTCATCTACGGCCCGGGTCGCAGTGACCTTGGTCAGATCGATCAAAGCATTCAGCACGCCGAGCTGTATTTCAACGGTCTGGAAGTCGCCAAAACCGTCGGCGGCAACCCGGTAGTCGATATCTGGCCGCTGGTGACCTGGCTGGCAAATCACGTCGGCGAGCGTTGCGGCGGTCTGAAAGCCGGCCAGTTCGTGACGACGGGATCGTGCACGGGTTTGCTGTTCGCCGACAAGGGCAGCAGCGTCAACGCCCTGTTGCAGAACATCGGCAAGGTCGATATTTCGTTCGCGCAGGTCTGA
- a CDS encoding TRAP transporter large permease subunit, with protein MKTMTAPLTPAEETAEIENAIRSLHASPNDAVDYPRLQRVLELTSAAVLAVDVLVVFFSVVWRYALHDPLEWSEEVARALMITLVFFGAASVLGRSRHVGIDSLRGIFPKSWLPYILRLCDWVIAFVAMSLAYTTWLLLEISNDQTTPSGLPQTIFVLPVLIGSLLLSVFAMTHALKKFGRHALVSGLLGVAVVGAVLALQTFWPDHALRPMHVLLFGFLFCLVAGVPIAFSLTFGALMFFLLEPSLSVMVFAQQVAAGTDHFVMLAVPFFILAGMVMECNGMSSRLIELLLRMFGRLRGGLNLIMVTAMAFFSGVSGSKLADVAAVGGILMPAVRQTRQNPNEAAGLLAASAIMAETIPPCINMIILGFVANLSIGGLFLAGILPALAMAIALSILAYYTGRKVDVSVVFIKPRPLGKLIGGALVGLIMIVMIGKGVASGVATSTEISSFAVVYAIVVGWLAFRELNRKVLVKLFVDAASMSGMVLFIVAAASSVAYALTVEQIPHALAELMVSLAHDYGRWMFILISVLALILFGAVLEGAPALIIFGPLLTPIAVQLGYNPLHFAIILVISMGIGLFSPPFGLGMYATCAIAQVRLQDVVKPYLKYLAMLLVTLIVIIVWPDLSLWLPRRFGFS; from the coding sequence ATGAAGACAATGACTGCGCCGCTGACGCCGGCTGAAGAAACCGCAGAAATCGAGAACGCGATCCGCTCGCTGCATGCCTCGCCCAACGACGCGGTGGACTATCCGCGCCTGCAACGTGTGCTGGAACTGACCTCGGCGGCGGTGCTGGCGGTGGATGTGCTGGTAGTGTTCTTTTCGGTGGTCTGGCGCTACGCTCTGCACGATCCGCTGGAGTGGTCGGAAGAGGTAGCGCGCGCGCTGATGATCACGTTGGTGTTCTTTGGCGCGGCCAGCGTGCTGGGCCGCAGCCGTCACGTCGGCATCGACAGCCTGCGCGGGATTTTTCCGAAATCATGGCTGCCCTATATCCTGCGCCTGTGTGACTGGGTGATCGCCTTCGTCGCCATGTCGCTGGCCTATACGACCTGGCTGCTGCTTGAAATCTCCAACGACCAGACCACGCCCTCGGGTTTGCCGCAGACGATTTTTGTTTTGCCGGTGTTGATCGGCAGTCTCTTGTTGTCGGTCTTTGCCATGACGCATGCGCTGAAGAAGTTCGGCCGTCATGCGCTGGTATCGGGCTTGCTTGGTGTGGCGGTGGTTGGCGCCGTATTGGCCTTGCAGACGTTCTGGCCTGATCATGCGCTGCGACCGATGCACGTCTTGCTGTTTGGCTTCCTGTTTTGCCTGGTAGCGGGTGTGCCGATTGCGTTTTCGCTGACCTTTGGCGCGCTGATGTTTTTCTTGCTGGAGCCGTCCTTGTCGGTGATGGTGTTTGCCCAGCAGGTTGCCGCAGGCACCGACCACTTCGTTATGCTGGCGGTCCCCTTCTTCATCCTGGCGGGCATGGTCATGGAGTGCAACGGCATGTCGTCGCGCCTGATCGAGCTGCTGCTGCGCATGTTCGGTCGGCTGCGCGGCGGCCTGAATCTGATCATGGTGACGGCGATGGCGTTCTTCTCGGGCGTGTCGGGCTCCAAGCTGGCCGACGTCGCTGCCGTGGGCGGTATCCTGATGCCGGCGGTGCGCCAGACCAGACAGAATCCGAACGAGGCGGCAGGCTTGCTGGCTGCCTCGGCCATCATGGCGGAGACCATCCCGCCTTGCATCAACATGATCATCCTCGGCTTCGTCGCCAATCTGTCGATAGGCGGCTTGTTCTTAGCCGGGATTCTGCCGGCGCTGGCGATGGCGATCGCCTTGAGTATTCTCGCTTATTACACCGGACGTAAAGTCGATGTCAGTGTGGTGTTCATCAAGCCGCGTCCGCTAGGCAAGCTGATCGGCGGCGCGCTGGTGGGCCTGATCATGATCGTGATGATCGGCAAGGGAGTGGCTTCCGGCGTAGCGACATCAACGGAGATTTCCTCGTTTGCCGTGGTGTATGCGATCGTGGTCGGCTGGCTGGCCTTCCGCGAGCTCAATCGCAAGGTGCTGGTGAAACTGTTCGTCGACGCGGCCTCAATGTCGGGTATGGTGCTGTTCATCGTGGCAGCGGCCAGCAGCGTGGCGTATGCCCTGACGGTGGAGCAGATCCCGCATGCGCTGGCCGAATTGATGGTGAGCCTGGCGCATGATTACGGCCGCTGGATGTTTATCCTCATTTCTGTTTTGGCGCTGATCTTGTTCGGTGCGGTGCTGGAAGGTGCCCCGGCACTGATCATTTTCGGCCCTTTGCTGACGCCGATTGCGGTGCAGCTTGGCTACAATCCGCTGCACTTCGCCATCATCCTGGTGATTTCGATGGGTATCGGTTTATTCTCGCCGCCGTTCGGACTGGGGATGTATGCGACCTGCGCCATCGCACAGGTGCGCCTGCAGGATGTAGTGAAACCGTATCTGAAATATCTGGCCATGCTGCTGGTCACGCTGATCGTGATCATCGTCTGGCCGGATCTGAGTTTGTGGCTACCGCGACGCTTTGGATTTTCTTGA
- a CDS encoding HU family DNA-binding protein has translation MNKSELVDAIAADTEISKAAAQRALDSVVENIIKAVTKGDTVQLVGFGSFSTGKRAARTGRNPQTGEEIKIAAATTVKFSAGKSFKEAVNKKKK, from the coding sequence GTGAACAAATCCGAATTGGTCGACGCAATCGCTGCTGATACAGAAATCTCGAAGGCTGCTGCACAACGTGCTTTGGACTCCGTTGTTGAAAACATCATCAAGGCAGTTACCAAGGGCGACACAGTGCAACTGGTTGGCTTCGGTTCTTTCTCCACAGGCAAGCGCGCTGCTCGTACCGGCCGTAACCCACAAACTGGCGAAGAAATCAAAATCGCTGCTGCAACTACAGTGAAGTTCTCCGCTGGTAAGTCGTTCAAAGAAGCAGTGAACAAGAAGAAGAAATAA
- the rsmH gene encoding 16S rRNA (cytosine(1402)-N(4))-methyltransferase RsmH, with translation MTLQSVPDLQHRTVLLDEAVDALVIEGDRADGVYLDGTFGRGGHSRKILERLSARGRLIAFDKDPLAIATAQTIADPRFAIVHDSFATLDQALAAHGVTRVDGVLMDLGISSPQVDDAARGFSFRFDGPLDMRMDTTRGVSAAEWLATADEQTIAKVIRDYGEERFAVQIAKTIVARRAVEPISTTRQLATLVAQAVKTREKGKDPATRTFQAIRIFINKELEELEIGLEKAFQQMAQYGRLVVISFHSLEDRIVKQFMASKAHVPQPDRRLPIRAVDLPQPLGKLHSRVKPSDAEVAANPRARSAVMRSLERTVAEDAP, from the coding sequence ATGACTTTGCAATCGGTGCCCGATTTGCAGCACCGTACGGTGTTGTTGGATGAAGCGGTGGATGCCCTGGTAATAGAAGGCGACCGGGCTGATGGTGTCTATCTGGACGGCACCTTCGGCCGCGGCGGGCATAGCCGCAAGATTTTGGAGCGCCTCAGTGCGCGTGGACGTTTGATTGCGTTCGACAAGGATCCGCTGGCGATTGCCACGGCGCAGACCATTGCGGATCCGCGTTTCGCCATTGTGCATGACAGCTTTGCGACGCTGGATCAGGCACTGGCGGCGCATGGCGTCACGCGTGTTGATGGCGTGTTGATGGATTTGGGTATTTCTTCGCCGCAGGTGGATGACGCGGCGCGGGGTTTCAGTTTTCGGTTCGATGGCCCGCTGGACATGCGCATGGATACCACGCGTGGCGTGTCGGCAGCGGAGTGGCTGGCAACGGCAGACGAACAGACGATAGCAAAGGTGATACGAGATTATGGGGAAGAACGGTTTGCTGTTCAGATTGCAAAGACGATTGTTGCTCGCCGGGCAGTCGAGCCAATTTCAACCACACGACAGCTTGCCACGCTCGTGGCACAAGCCGTCAAAACCCGCGAGAAAGGCAAAGACCCGGCCACTCGTACCTTTCAGGCTATACGGATTTTCATCAATAAAGAGCTTGAAGAACTCGAAATAGGACTGGAAAAAGCATTTCAGCAGATGGCGCAGTATGGGAGATTGGTTGTGATCAGCTTTCACTCGTTGGAAGATCGCATCGTCAAGCAGTTCATGGCATCCAAAGCCCATGTGCCGCAGCCTGACCGCCGCCTGCCGATTCGTGCAGTCGACCTGCCGCAACCCCTCGGAAAATTGCATTCCCGTGTCAAACCGAGCGACGCCGAAGTCGCCGCCAACCCGCGTGCCCGTTCCGCCGTGATGCGTTCGCTTGAGCGTACTGTCGCTGAGGATGCGCCATGA
- the murF gene encoding UDP-N-acetylmuramoyl-tripeptide--D-alanyl-D-alanine ligase translates to MVQATLEQLTQWLDGATVHSVPNAGGDFTVRGVTTDSRAVAPGNLFVALRGERFDAHDFLDAVAGLGAAAVVVERVPAGLSIPAIVVPDTRVALGQIARHWRGQFNVPVIAVTGSNGKTTVKEMIASILTAAFGEDHSLATRGNFNNEIGVPLTLFRLQPQHQAAVVELGMNHPGEIAVLAEIARPTLALVNNAQREHQEFMATVEAVARENGAVFGALPADGIAVFPAEDEYAWVWREIAGTRPVISFGLNQGADVSGSYQAREFGSAIAVTARIGDRVQQFGIKLAAVGEHNVRNALAATACALGAGISAAAVVRGLEAFAPVNGRLQRKTAVSGALVIDDTYNANPDSVRAAIDVLAQAAAPRVLALGDMGEVGNEGPKFHREIGAYARERGIDQFLGFGDAMRDAINEYNAVPGVSFPARHFDTIDAVSAAVHEAATATATVLVKGSRFMKMERVVQHLVGAQPQSGALLHQETH, encoded by the coding sequence ATAGTGCAGGCAACGCTTGAACAATTGACGCAGTGGCTGGATGGCGCAACCGTGCATAGTGTGCCTAATGCCGGTGGCGACTTTACTGTGCGTGGCGTCACCACCGACAGTCGCGCTGTCGCGCCCGGCAATCTGTTCGTTGCCTTGCGCGGTGAGCGTTTTGATGCGCACGATTTCCTCGACGCCGTCGCTGGTCTGGGTGCTGCCGCTGTCGTGGTGGAGCGCGTGCCTGCAGGCTTGAGCATTCCGGCCATTGTTGTGCCGGATACGCGTGTGGCCTTGGGTCAGATCGCGCGTCATTGGCGTGGACAGTTTAATGTGCCGGTCATTGCTGTCACCGGCAGCAACGGCAAGACTACCGTCAAGGAAATGATCGCGTCGATCTTGACTGCTGCATTCGGCGAAGACCATAGTCTCGCGACGCGCGGCAATTTCAATAACGAAATCGGTGTGCCGCTGACGTTGTTCCGTCTGCAGCCACAGCATCAGGCGGCAGTTGTTGAACTCGGCATGAATCATCCCGGCGAAATCGCCGTGCTGGCGGAAATCGCTCGTCCGACGCTGGCGCTGGTCAACAATGCGCAGCGCGAACATCAGGAATTCATGGCAACCGTCGAAGCCGTCGCCCGTGAAAACGGCGCCGTCTTTGGTGCATTGCCGGCCGACGGCATCGCCGTGTTTCCGGCGGAAGACGAATACGCCTGGGTCTGGCGCGAGATCGCCGGAACACGTCCGGTGATCAGCTTCGGTCTCAATCAGGGCGCCGATGTCAGCGGCAGCTATCAGGCGCGCGAATTTGGTAGCGCGATTGCGGTCACTGCGCGCATTGGCGACCGTGTACAGCAATTTGGCATCAAGCTCGCCGCCGTCGGTGAGCACAACGTGCGCAATGCGCTGGCCGCTACAGCCTGCGCGCTGGGTGCGGGCATTTCAGCTGCCGCGGTCGTGCGGGGTCTGGAAGCTTTCGCGCCGGTCAATGGTCGCCTGCAACGCAAGACGGCAGTCAGTGGAGCACTGGTCATCGACGACACGTACAACGCCAATCCGGACTCCGTGCGCGCCGCCATCGACGTACTCGCGCAAGCCGCTGCGCCACGCGTGCTGGCCTTGGGCGACATGGGTGAGGTTGGCAACGAAGGTCCCAAATTCCATCGGGAAATCGGTGCCTATGCGCGCGAGCGCGGTATTGACCAATTTCTCGGTTTCGGCGACGCCATGCGCGATGCCATCAATGAATACAACGCCGTGCCGGGAGTCTCTTTCCCGGCGCGTCATTTCGACACCATCGACGCCGTGAGCGCTGCAGTTCACGAGGCTGCAACCGCGACGGCGACGGTATTGGTAAAAGGTTCGCGCTTCATGAAGATGGAGCGCGTTGTGCAGCATTTGGTCGGGGCGCAGCCGCAGTCCGGCGCGCTACTTCACCAGGAGACTCATTAA
- a CDS encoding penicillin-binding protein 2 gives MTRMPPRTNVTGGRVAASRGVAFSASPVLQVAMPAWRSRVVLFVLFMAFFALAARALWLQGMSTDFLQKQGASRYARTLELPATRGKITDRNGQVLASSVPVKAIWAIPDDVQEAPKDKLRDLAKLLDMSDAELRKKLDSDRNFVYLKRQVEQDTADKIVKLGIAGIETRKEYKRFYPEGEVMAHVVGFTNVEDAGQDGMELGSQKTLAGMTGSRRVIKDRLGRIVEDIEAVREPHDGKDLTLSIDSKIQYIAFTQLKEAVEKNKAKAGGIIVVDARTGEVLALANLPTYNPNDRSVLTGAQLRNRVLTDTFEPGSTLKPFTVALALDTHRVTPSTVFQTSPGKMTIGTATIGDSHAHGPLTVAQIIEKSSNIGTAKIALEMPPQEMWEMFTSVGLGQQPKFGFPGAVAGRVRPYKSWRPIEQATMSYGHGISVSLIQLAHAYTIFARNGDLIPLSFQKVNDMPIGHRVISENTALQMRRMLETVVAPGGTAPQAQVPGYRVGGKTGTAYKIEGGKYVKKYVSSFVGIAPMSDPRLIIAVMLDEPSAGSHFGGTVAGPVFANVTANALRALNVAPDSSVTNIIIPKDALEESM, from the coding sequence ATGACGCGCATGCCGCCACGCACCAACGTCACGGGAGGCCGCGTCGCTGCCTCGCGCGGCGTTGCGTTCTCGGCGAGCCCGGTATTGCAGGTCGCGATGCCGGCCTGGCGTTCGCGCGTGGTGCTGTTCGTGCTGTTCATGGCCTTCTTCGCACTGGCTGCGCGTGCGCTGTGGTTGCAGGGCATGTCCACCGATTTCCTGCAAAAACAAGGTGCGTCGCGCTACGCGCGTACGCTTGAGTTGCCGGCCACGCGCGGCAAAATCACCGACCGCAATGGCCAGGTGCTGGCGTCGTCGGTGCCGGTCAAGGCGATCTGGGCAATTCCGGATGATGTGCAGGAAGCGCCGAAAGACAAGTTGCGCGATCTGGCCAAGCTGCTCGACATGAGCGACGCAGAATTGCGCAAGAAGCTCGATTCCGACCGCAACTTTGTTTATCTGAAGCGCCAGGTCGAGCAGGACACCGCCGACAAGATCGTCAAGCTCGGCATCGCCGGTATCGAGACGCGCAAGGAATACAAGCGCTTCTATCCTGAAGGCGAAGTCATGGCCCACGTTGTGGGCTTTACCAATGTGGAAGACGCCGGACAGGACGGCATGGAACTCGGCTCGCAGAAAACGCTGGCCGGTATGACCGGCAGCCGCCGCGTGATCAAGGATCGTCTCGGTCGCATCGTCGAAGATATCGAAGCCGTGCGCGAGCCGCACGACGGCAAGGATCTGACGCTGTCCATCGACAGCAAGATCCAGTACATCGCCTTCACGCAACTGAAAGAAGCCGTCGAAAAGAACAAGGCCAAAGCCGGCGGCATTATCGTCGTCGATGCGCGTACCGGCGAAGTGCTGGCGCTGGCCAACCTGCCGACCTACAACCCCAACGACCGCTCGGTGCTGACCGGCGCGCAACTGCGTAACCGCGTGCTGACCGATACCTTTGAGCCGGGCTCGACGCTCAAGCCTTTTACCGTGGCGCTGGCGCTGGACACCCATCGCGTGACGCCTAGCACCGTGTTCCAGACTTCACCCGGCAAAATGACCATTGGTACAGCGACCATTGGTGACTCGCATGCGCACGGACCACTGACGGTTGCGCAGATTATCGAGAAGTCATCCAACATCGGCACCGCCAAGATTGCGCTGGAAATGCCGCCGCAGGAAATGTGGGAAATGTTTACCAGCGTCGGCCTCGGCCAGCAGCCAAAGTTCGGCTTCCCCGGTGCAGTTGCCGGCCGGGTGCGCCCCTACAAATCGTGGCGTCCGATTGAACAGGCGACGATGAGCTACGGTCACGGCATCTCGGTATCGCTGATTCAGCTGGCGCATGCCTACACGATTTTTGCCCGCAACGGCGACCTGATTCCGCTGTCCTTTCAGAAAGTCAACGACATGCCGATCGGTCATCGCGTGATTTCTGAAAACACCGCTCTGCAAATGCGCCGCATGCTGGAAACCGTTGTGGCGCCGGGCGGCACCGCGCCGCAGGCTCAGGTGCCCGGTTATCGCGTCGGTGGCAAGACTGGTACCGCATACAAGATTGAAGGCGGCAAGTACGTGAAGAAATACGTGTCTTCGTTTGTCGGCATCGCGCCGATGTCCGATCCGCGTCTGATCATCGCTGTGATGCTGGATGAACCCAGCGCCGGCAGCCACTTCGGCGGCACCGTCGCCGGACCGGTTTTTGCCAATGTCACGGCCAACGCTTTACGCGCGCTCAACGTCGCGCCGGACTCCAGCGTGACCAATATCATCATTCCAAAAGACGCCTTAGAGGAGAGCATGTAA
- a CDS encoding TRAP transporter substrate-binding protein, with protein MNTTNASKRHFLKAGLAIGAAASTGLSGNLAFAQDKPLVTLRMSSTLPLDANSAHYVWYSRFAQNLKTAVGNKIVVNYFPSDQLGKESDVVNQVRIGSVDMMISGSSIWSTTVPEIGVLDMGYLFANLDHSGRALDGKAGAILSKLMVDRIGVQVLGWAYSLGARNVFTKNPVRSVAELKGTKIRVLPVKNFVSTLRYMGAVPTPIPFGEIYTSLQTGVVDGFEHDAPTALAGKFFEVAKYCALTQHIYNPQTPVIGKRSFAKIPADLQKAFLDAATEATMYQRQRAADMERDAFEKLKGLGLTVSTVDREALRKDVAPLWGEFTTQYPAVKPVVDEIVAMRG; from the coding sequence ATGAACACCACTAACGCATCCAAACGACACTTCCTGAAAGCCGGCCTTGCCATCGGCGCAGCCGCATCGACAGGCCTGTCGGGCAATCTGGCTTTCGCCCAGGACAAACCGCTGGTCACGCTGCGCATGTCGTCGACGCTGCCGCTCGACGCCAACTCGGCGCACTACGTCTGGTACAGCCGCTTCGCGCAGAATCTGAAGACCGCCGTCGGCAACAAGATCGTCGTCAACTATTTCCCCAGCGATCAGCTCGGCAAAGAATCCGATGTTGTCAATCAGGTGCGTATCGGCAGCGTCGACATGATGATTTCCGGCTCGTCGATCTGGTCGACGACCGTACCGGAAATCGGCGTGCTCGACATGGGCTATCTGTTCGCCAACCTCGACCATTCCGGCCGTGCGCTGGATGGCAAAGCCGGCGCCATTCTGAGCAAGCTGATGGTTGACCGCATCGGCGTGCAGGTGTTGGGCTGGGCGTATTCACTGGGTGCGCGCAATGTATTCACCAAGAATCCGGTGCGTAGCGTGGCGGAACTCAAGGGCACCAAGATCCGCGTGCTGCCGGTAAAAAATTTCGTCAGCACCTTGCGTTATATGGGCGCGGTGCCGACGCCGATACCTTTCGGTGAAATCTACACTTCGCTGCAGACCGGTGTAGTTGACGGTTTTGAGCATGATGCGCCGACGGCGCTGGCGGGCAAGTTTTTCGAAGTCGCCAAATACTGTGCGCTGACCCAGCATATCTACAACCCGCAAACACCGGTGATCGGCAAGCGCTCCTTCGCCAAGATCCCTGCCGATCTACAGAAAGCCTTCCTCGATGCCGCCACCGAAGCGACGATGTATCAACGCCAGCGTGCCGCCGACATGGAGCGCGACGCCTTTGAAAAACTCAAGGGCCTGGGCCTGACCGTCTCCACGGTCGATCGTGAAGCGCTGCGCAAAGACGTGGCGCCGCTGTGGGGCGAGTTCACCACACAGTATCCGGCAGTCAAACCGGTGGTCGACGAGATCGTCGCTATGCGCGGCTGA
- a CDS encoding UDP-N-acetylmuramoyl-L-alanyl-D-glutamate--2,6-diaminopimelate ligase, translated as MPATMLSAQKIVDWLHSIAAVNVSQTANLTANLTADSRRVQAGDVFFAYPGDSADGRRYIADAIERGAAAIVYEEAGFNWDDKEDLPHFGVKGLKHLAGFAANMFYKQPDKDMFSVAVTGTNGKTSCSYWLGMALSRLQGSLAPVAVIGTLGVGMFQDGKPHAFDVTGYTTPDAVLLQRKLSDLRTARASVLAIEASSIGLDQGRMNGLHVDVALFTNFTRDHLDYHGDMIAYEAAKIQLFDSPGLQHAVINLDDQMGQRLIPYLQAKNIPVIGYSLGDITADDVPVLRASAIRSTNAGTSFHIESPFGSGQVKTQLVGQFNVSNVLGILGVMLAKGTGWEAALAVIATLTAVPGRMQQFGGQEVPLIVIDYAHTPDALEKTLSALRQVANQRGGELWCVFGCGGDRDPGKRPEMGSVSELADHVILTSDNPRSEDPNVIISHIKSGMARIVPHVMTDRAGAILWAVRHAVKQDVVLLAGKGHETYQEIAGKKYPFLDADHVALALAARATMMGGA; from the coding sequence ATGCCTGCGACGATGCTTTCCGCGCAAAAGATTGTGGACTGGCTGCACAGCATTGCCGCTGTCAACGTCAGTCAGACTGCGAATTTAACGGCGAATTTAACCGCCGACTCGCGCCGTGTGCAGGCGGGCGACGTGTTCTTCGCTTATCCCGGTGACAGCGCTGACGGTCGCCGTTACATCGCTGATGCCATTGAGCGGGGCGCTGCTGCCATCGTTTATGAAGAGGCAGGATTCAACTGGGACGATAAGGAAGATTTGCCGCATTTCGGCGTCAAAGGCCTGAAGCATCTTGCCGGATTCGCCGCCAATATGTTTTACAAGCAGCCCGACAAGGATATGTTCAGCGTCGCGGTGACCGGCACCAACGGCAAGACTTCCTGCTCGTACTGGCTGGGGATGGCGCTGTCGCGCCTGCAAGGTTCATTGGCACCCGTTGCAGTGATCGGCACGTTGGGCGTGGGCATGTTCCAGGACGGCAAGCCGCACGCTTTCGATGTCACCGGCTACACCACGCCGGACGCGGTGCTGCTGCAACGCAAGCTGTCCGACCTGCGCACTGCGCGCGCGTCGGTGCTGGCGATTGAGGCCTCGTCCATCGGACTCGATCAAGGGCGCATGAACGGGCTGCACGTCGATGTGGCCTTGTTCACCAATTTCACGCGCGATCATCTCGACTATCACGGCGATATGATTGCTTATGAAGCCGCCAAGATTCAGCTGTTTGATTCACCGGGACTGCAACATGCCGTCATCAATCTGGACGACCAGATGGGGCAGCGGCTGATTCCTTATCTGCAGGCTAAGAATATTCCGGTGATCGGTTATTCGCTGGGCGACATTACCGCGGACGATGTGCCGGTGCTGCGCGCATCGGCAATTCGCAGTACCAACGCCGGCACCAGTTTCCATATCGAATCGCCATTTGGCTCTGGCCAGGTCAAGACGCAACTGGTCGGGCAGTTCAATGTCAGCAACGTATTGGGCATCCTCGGCGTCATGCTGGCCAAGGGCACCGGGTGGGAAGCTGCGCTGGCGGTGATCGCCACGCTGACCGCCGTGCCGGGTCGCATGCAACAGTTCGGCGGACAAGAAGTGCCGCTGATCGTAATCGACTATGCGCATACGCCGGATGCGCTGGAGAAAACCTTGAGCGCGTTGCGTCAGGTCGCGAACCAACGTGGCGGCGAGCTGTGGTGCGTGTTTGGCTGCGGTGGCGATCGCGATCCTGGCAAGCGTCCGGAGATGGGTTCCGTTTCGGAACTGGCCGATCACGTGATTCTGACCAGCGACAATCCGCGCAGCGAAGATCCCAATGTCATCATTTCGCATATCAAGAGCGGCATGGCGCGCATCGTGCCGCACGTCATGACTGACCGTGCCGGCGCCATCCTGTGGGCGGTGCGTCACGCGGTCAAGCAGGATGTTGTTCTGCTGGCAGGCAAGGGACACGAAACCTATCAGGAAATCGCAGGCAAGAAATATCCCTTCCTCGATGCCGACCACGTCGCGCTGGCTCTGGCCGCACGCGCCACGATGATGGGAGGTGCATAG
- the ftsL gene encoding cell division protein FtsL: protein MTGRLSFLVTAVLVLCALSLVNAQYQARRLFIELERAQSAARQLDIDWAQLQLDQSTLGKNSRIEALARRDLNMVSLTPERTQYLTVRNK, encoded by the coding sequence ATGACCGGGCGTCTGAGCTTTCTGGTGACGGCTGTACTGGTGCTATGCGCACTATCGCTGGTCAACGCCCAATACCAGGCGCGCCGTCTGTTCATCGAACTGGAGCGCGCCCAATCCGCTGCGCGCCAGCTCGACATCGACTGGGCGCAACTACAGCTGGATCAATCCACGCTGGGCAAGAATTCTCGCATTGAGGCGTTGGCACGGCGCGACCTGAACATGGTTTCGCTGACGCCGGAACGCACCCAATACCTGACGGTGAGGAATAAATGA
- the mraZ gene encoding division/cell wall cluster transcriptional repressor MraZ has translation MFQGASSINLDAKGRMSIPAKHRDALAVQCEGRVTLTRHPHGCLLFFPRPTWESHREQIAAWPMSARAWQRVFLGNACDVELDSAGRILIAPELRAAVGLERDVMLLGMGSHFEIWDAAKLAENESEAVAAGMPDVLSNFSF, from the coding sequence GTGTTTCAGGGTGCGTCATCAATCAATCTCGATGCCAAAGGACGGATGTCTATTCCGGCCAAGCATCGTGACGCCCTGGCGGTTCAGTGCGAAGGACGGGTCACGTTGACGCGCCATCCGCACGGCTGTTTGCTGTTTTTCCCGCGCCCTACCTGGGAAAGCCATCGCGAGCAAATTGCCGCATGGCCGATGTCGGCGCGCGCCTGGCAACGTGTTTTCCTCGGCAATGCGTGTGACGTGGAGCTGGACTCCGCCGGCCGCATCCTGATCGCGCCGGAGTTGCGGGCAGCGGTCGGCCTGGAGCGCGACGTCATGTTGCTGGGCATGGGTAGTCATTTTGAAATCTGGGATGCCGCCAAGCTGGCCGAGAACGAATCGGAAGCTGTTGCTGCGGGCATGCCGGATGTGTTGAGCAATTTTTCCTTCTGA